The DNA sequence CGTCGGCACCACCATCGGCGCACCGGTCGCCGGGTTGGGCATGACGATGCTCGGCAGGTCGAAGACCCGCCGCATCAGCGCCGCGTCCACGATGTCGGCCGGTGCCCCCTCGGCGACCACCCGGCCGTCCCTCATCGCCACCAGGTGGTCGGCGAACCGGCACGCCTGGTTGATGTCGTGCAGCACCGCGATCACCGTACGGCCCTCGTCACGCAGCCGGGCGAACAGGGCGAGGAGCCCGTACTGGTGGGTGATGTCGAGGAACGTGGTGGGCTCGTCGAGCAGCAGGTACGGCGTCCGCTGGGCCAGTACCATCGCGATCCACACCCGTTGCCGCTGGCCGCCGGACAGCTCCTCGACCTGCCGCCCGGCCAGTTCGGTGACCCCGGCCGCCGCCATCGCCTCGTCGACGGCCCGCTCGTCGTCGGGCGACCACGTCGACAGCAGCGACTGGTGCGGGTAGCGGCCCCGGGCGACCAGCCGCCGCACCGTGATGTTCTCCGGCGCGACGAGTCCCTGGGGCAGGAAGCCGACCTCCCGCGCGAAGGCCTTCGGCCGGTGGGCGGCCACGTCGCGGCCGTCGAGGCGGATCGCGCCGGTCGCCGGGGTGAGCAACCGGACGAGCGCCTTCAGCAGCGTCGACTTCCCGCACGCGTTCGGCCCGACGATCGCGGTGAACGCGCCGTCGGGGATGTCGAGGTCGATCTGCGTCGACACCACCCGGTCGCCGTACGCGAGGGTCAGATCCCGGGCGGTCAGCCGCGCCTTCACCGTCGCTTCACCTCCCTGATGAGCAGCCAGATGAGATAGCAGCCGCCGATCGCCGTCGTCACCACGCCGACCGGCAGCGCGACCGGGGCCAGCAGCAACTGCGCGACCAGGTCGGCGCAGAGCAGCAGCACCGCGCCGGCCAGCGCGGCCGGCAGCAGGGTGACGCCGGCGGCCCGGGCCAGCCGGCGGCCGATCTGCGGCGCGGCCAGCGCGATGAACACGATCGGACCGGCGACCGCGGTCACCGTCGCGGTGCAGCCGACCCCGACCAGGACCAGCAGCAGGCGGAGCCGGTTCAGACCGACCCCGGAGGTGACCGCGAGCTGGTCGCCGAGTGCCGCCTGGTGCATCGCGTTCGACAGCGCGACGAGCGCCAGGGCGAGTACGCCGACCACGGCGAACGGCAGGTACAGCTCGTCCCAGTCGACGCCGTTCAGCGAGCCCGCGTTCCAGCCGGTCGCGGCGATCGCCACGTCGAGTTCGGCGCGCAGCACGATCCACGAGTTGAGCGCGGTCAGGATGGCGTTGACCGCGATCCCGGTGACGACCAGCCGCAGGCCGTTGAGTCCGGAGTCGAGCGACAGCAGGTAGATCGCCGCCGCGGCCAGCAGGCCGCCGAGCACCGAGCCGGTGGCGAGCTGTGCCGACGTCCCGTTCAGGACCGCGATCGCGATCAGCGCGCCGGTGTACGCGCCAGCGTCCAGGCCGATGACGTCCGGGCTGCCGAGCGGATTGCGGGTCAGGTTCTGGAAGATCGCCCCGGCGAGGCCGAGGGCGGCACCGAAGACGAGGGCCGCGGCCACCCGGGGCAGCCGCCACCGGAGGATCACCACCGCCGAGTCGCCGCGCCCGGTCAGCGCCGCGAACACCTCGGGCGGTGTCGACCAGGTGCTGCCGTGGCTGAGGCCGACGAAGGCCAGCAACAGGGCGATGCCGAGCAGGGTCAGTGACACGGCGACCGTACGCCGTTCGACCAGGACCGAGAACCGTCCGGCCCGGACCGTGACCGGGGGTGCGCCGCCGGTCACAGCGCCGCCGCCCCGTAACGGCGGACGGCCCAGATCAGCACGACGCCGCCGATGAACGCGGTCACCACGGCCACCGGCACCTCGCCGGTGGGCAGCAGGACGCGGGAGCCGATGTCGGCGATCAGCAGCAGGACCGGCCCGAGCACGATCGCGTACCCGGTCAGCCAGGGGATCGAGCCGGCGGCCAGCCGGCGGGCCAGGTGCGGGACGATCAGCCCGACGAAGGCGATCGGCCCGGCCACCGCCGTGGCCGCCCCGGCGAGCAGGGTGACGAGCACCAGCACGGCGGTGCGGGTCCGCGCGACGTGGGCGCCGAGCGCGTGGGCGACCTGCTCGCCCAGGGCGACGGCGCGCAGCGGCCCGCTCACCACCATGGCGCCGACCAGCGCGGCCACGATCAGCAGCACCGGTACGGCCAGCGGCGTCTGCTCGGTGCCGGCCAGCGTTCCGACCGACCAGAAGCGGTAGCGGTCGAAGACGTCGGGGAAGAGCAGCCGCAGTCCCAGCGAGACGCCCATCAGGACCGAGGTGAGCGCGACGCCGGCGAGGACCAGCCGCAGCGGTGAGGTACGGCCGACGGCGTACACCACGAGGGCGGCGAGGGCGCAGCCGGCGACCGCGAGCCCCAGCCGGGCGGACTGCGTGCCGGCGAGGCCGAACAGGACACCCAGGTTGATCGCGAACCCGGCACCGGCGGTCACCCGAGGATGCCGGGTTCGGCCAGCGGGTTGCGGGTCAGGGCCTGGATCAGCGCGCCGGCGGTGCCGAGGGCGGCGCCGACGCAGATGCCGATCACCGTACGGGGGATCCGGATGTCGCGGACGATGAGGTGCTCGTCGGTGCCGGCGTAGTCGGTCAGGGCCCGCCACACCTCGGCCGGTGGGATCGCGTGCGCCCCGATGCTCACGCTGGCACCCGCCGCGACGACGAGCAGCGCGACGGAGCCGGCCAGGATGGCGACCTGCCGCGGCAGCTCAGCCGTCGGCAAACCCGGCAACTCCCCGCTTCCAGTACCCGGTGAAAAGGGCGTCGAGCCGGCCCCGACTCCACGCCCGCAGCGGCCTGATGTCACCGGCCTCGCCGGCCGC is a window from the Polymorphospora rubra genome containing:
- a CDS encoding ABC transporter ATP-binding protein — its product is MKARLTARDLTLAYGDRVVSTQIDLDIPDGAFTAIVGPNACGKSTLLKALVRLLTPATGAIRLDGRDVAAHRPKAFAREVGFLPQGLVAPENITVRRLVARGRYPHQSLLSTWSPDDERAVDEAMAAAGVTELAGRQVEELSGGQRQRVWIAMVLAQRTPYLLLDEPTTFLDITHQYGLLALFARLRDEGRTVIAVLHDINQACRFADHLVAMRDGRVVAEGAPADIVDAALMRRVFDLPSIVMPNPATGAPMVVPTA
- a CDS encoding FecCD family ABC transporter permease; translated protein: MTGGAPPVTVRAGRFSVLVERRTVAVSLTLLGIALLLAFVGLSHGSTWSTPPEVFAALTGRGDSAVVILRWRLPRVAAALVFGAALGLAGAIFQNLTRNPLGSPDVIGLDAGAYTGALIAIAVLNGTSAQLATGSVLGGLLAAAAIYLLSLDSGLNGLRLVVTGIAVNAILTALNSWIVLRAELDVAIAATGWNAGSLNGVDWDELYLPFAVVGVLALALVALSNAMHQAALGDQLAVTSGVGLNRLRLLLVLVGVGCTATVTAVAGPIVFIALAAPQIGRRLARAAGVTLLPAALAGAVLLLCADLVAQLLLAPVALPVGVVTTAIGGCYLIWLLIREVKRR